A portion of the Macaca mulatta isolate MMU2019108-1 chromosome 2, T2T-MMU8v2.0, whole genome shotgun sequence genome contains these proteins:
- the CHDH gene encoding choline dehydrogenase, mitochondrial isoform X3, with amino-acid sequence MWCLLRGLGRPGALARGALGQQQPLGARALARAGSESRDEYSYVVVGAGSAGCVLAGRLTEDPAERVLLLEAGPKDVRAGSKRLLWRIHMPAALVANLCDNRYNWCYHTEAQQGLDGRVLYWPRGRVWGGSSSLNAMVYVRGHAEDYERWQRQGAGGWDYAHCLPYFRKAQGHELGASRYRGADGPLRVSRGKTNHPLHCAFLEAAQQAGYPLTEDMNGFQQEGFGWMDMTIHEGKRWSAACAYLHPALSRTNLKAEAQTLVSRVLFEGTRAVGVEYVKNGQSHRAYASKEVILSGGAINSPQLLMLSGIGNADDLKKLGIPVVCHLPGVGQNLQDHLEIYIQQACTHPITLHSAQKPLQKVCIGLEWLWKFTGKGATAHLETGGFIRSQPGVPHPDIQFHFLPSQVIDHGRVPTQQEAYQVHVGPVRGTSVGWLKLRSANPQDHPVIQPNYLSTETDIEDFRLCVKLTREIFAQEALAPFRGKELQPGSHVQSDKEIDAFVRAKADSAYHPSCTCKMGQPSDPTAVVDPQTRVLGVENLRVVDASIMPSVVSGNLNAPTIMIAEKAADIIKGRPVLWDKDVPVYKPRTLATQR; translated from the exons ATGTGGTGTCTCCTGCGAGGCCTGGGCCGGCCTGGAGCCCTGGCACGGGGAGCCCTGGGACAGCAGCAACCCCTGGGTGCCCGGGCCCTGGCCAGGGCGGGCTCCGAGAGCCGGGACGAGTACAGCTACGTGGTGGTGGGCGCGGGCTCGGCGGGCTGCGTGCTGGCCGGGAGGCTCACAGAGGACCCTGCCGAGCGCGTGCTGCTGCTGGAGGCGGGGCCCAAGGATGTCCGCGCGGGGAGCAAGCGGCTCTTGTGGAGGATCCACATGCCCGCGGCCCTGGTGGCCAACCTGTGTGACAACAGGTACAACTGGTGCTACCACACAGAGGCGCAGCAGGGCCTGGACGGCCGCGTGCTGTACTGGCCACGCGGCCGCGTCTGGGGCGGCTCCTCATCCCTCAACGCCATGGTCTACGTTCGTGGGCACGCCGAGGACTACGAGCGCTGGCAGCGCCAGGGCGCCGGTGGCTGGGACTACGCGCACTGCCTGCCCTACTTCCGCAAGGCGCAGGGCCACGAGCTGGGCGCCAGCCGGTACCGGGGCGCTGATGGCCCGCTGCGGGTGTCCCGGGGCAAGACCAACCACCCATTGCACTGCGCATTCCTGGAGGCCGCACAGCAGGCCGGCTACCCGCTCACCGAGGACATGAATGGCTTCCAGCAGGAGGGCTTCGGCTGGATGGACATGACCATCCATGAAG GCAAACGGTGGAGTGCAGCCTGTGCCTACCTGCACCCAGCACTGAGCCGCACCAACCTCAAGGCCGAGGCCCAGACACTTGTGAGCAGGGTGCTGTTTGAGGGCACCCGTGCAGTGGGTGTGGAATATGTCAAGAATGGCCAGAGCCACAGG GCTTACGCCAGCAAGGAGGTGATTCTGAGTGGAGGTGCCATCAACTCTCCACAGCTGCTCATGCTCTCTGGCATCGGGAATGCTGATGACCTCAAGAAACTGGGCATCCCTGTGGTATGCCACCTACCTG GGGTTGGCCAGAACCTGCAAGACCACCTGGAGATCTACATTCAGCAGGCATGCACCCACCCTATCACCCTCCATTCAGCACAGAAGCCCCTGCAGAAGGTCTGCATTGGTCTGGAGTGGCTCTGGAAATTCACAG GGAAGGGAGCCACAGCCCATCTGGAAACAGGTGGGTTCATCCGCAGCcagcctggggtcccccacccgGACATCCAGTTCCATTTCCTGCCATCCCAAGTGATTGACCACGGGCGGGTCCCCACTCAGCAGGAGGCTTACCAG GTACATGTGGGGCCCGTGCGGGGCACAAGTGTGGGCTGGCTCAAACTGAGAAGTGCCAATCCCCAGGACCACCCTGTGATCCAGCCCAACTACTTGTCAACAG AAACTGATATTGAGGATTTCCGTCTGTGTGTGAAGCTCACCAGAGAAATTTTTGCACAGGAAGCCCTGGCTCCGTTCCGAGGGAAAGAGCTCCAGCCAGGAAGCCACGTTCAGTCAGATAAAGAGATAGATGCCTTTGTGCGGGCAAAAGCCGACAGCGCCTACCACCCCTCGTGCACCTGTAAGATGGGCCAGCCCTCCGATCCCACTGCCGTGGTGGATCCGCAGACAAGGGTCCTCGGGGTGGAAAACCTCAGGGTTGTCGATGCCTCCATCATGCCTAGCGTGGTCAGCGGCAACCTGAATGCCCCCACAATCATGATCGCAGAGAAGGCAGCTGACATTATCAAGGGGCGGCCTGTACTCTGGGACAAAGATGTCCCTGTCTACAAGCCCAGGACGCTGGCCACCCAGCGCTAA
- the CHDH gene encoding choline dehydrogenase, mitochondrial isoform X1: MWCLLRGLGRPGALARGALGQQQPLGARALARAGSESRDEYSYVVVGAGSAGCVLAGRLTEDPAERVLLLEAGPKDVRAGSKRLLWRIHMPAALVANLCDNRYNWCYHTEAQQGLDGRVLYWPRGRVWGGSSSLNAMVYVRGHAEDYERWQRQGAGGWDYAHCLPYFRKAQGHELGASRYRGADGPLRVSRGKTNHPLHCAFLEAAQQAGYPLTEDMNGFQQEGFGWMDMTIHEGSGLPSHPPAFSLKALPLTPAPPISAHGSWLLAPACSFLRPRCHGRAEPCLTTSLHPAGKRWSAACAYLHPALSRTNLKAEAQTLVSRVLFEGTRAVGVEYVKNGQSHRAYASKEVILSGGAINSPQLLMLSGIGNADDLKKLGIPVVCHLPGVGQNLQDHLEIYIQQACTHPITLHSAQKPLQKVCIGLEWLWKFTGKGATAHLETGGFIRSQPGVPHPDIQFHFLPSQVIDHGRVPTQQEAYQVHVGPVRGTSVGWLKLRSANPQDHPVIQPNYLSTETDIEDFRLCVKLTREIFAQEALAPFRGKELQPGSHVQSDKEIDAFVRAKADSAYHPSCTCKMGQPSDPTAVVDPQTRVLGVENLRVVDASIMPSVVSGNLNAPTIMIAEKAADIIKGRPVLWDKDVPVYKPRTLATQR, from the exons ATGTGGTGTCTCCTGCGAGGCCTGGGCCGGCCTGGAGCCCTGGCACGGGGAGCCCTGGGACAGCAGCAACCCCTGGGTGCCCGGGCCCTGGCCAGGGCGGGCTCCGAGAGCCGGGACGAGTACAGCTACGTGGTGGTGGGCGCGGGCTCGGCGGGCTGCGTGCTGGCCGGGAGGCTCACAGAGGACCCTGCCGAGCGCGTGCTGCTGCTGGAGGCGGGGCCCAAGGATGTCCGCGCGGGGAGCAAGCGGCTCTTGTGGAGGATCCACATGCCCGCGGCCCTGGTGGCCAACCTGTGTGACAACAGGTACAACTGGTGCTACCACACAGAGGCGCAGCAGGGCCTGGACGGCCGCGTGCTGTACTGGCCACGCGGCCGCGTCTGGGGCGGCTCCTCATCCCTCAACGCCATGGTCTACGTTCGTGGGCACGCCGAGGACTACGAGCGCTGGCAGCGCCAGGGCGCCGGTGGCTGGGACTACGCGCACTGCCTGCCCTACTTCCGCAAGGCGCAGGGCCACGAGCTGGGCGCCAGCCGGTACCGGGGCGCTGATGGCCCGCTGCGGGTGTCCCGGGGCAAGACCAACCACCCATTGCACTGCGCATTCCTGGAGGCCGCACAGCAGGCCGGCTACCCGCTCACCGAGGACATGAATGGCTTCCAGCAGGAGGGCTTCGGCTGGATGGACATGACCATCCATGAAGGTAGCGGCCTCCCTTCCCATCCGCCTGCCTTTTCTTTAAAAGCACTACCCCTTACCCCAGCCCCACCCATCTCAGCCCATggctcctggctcctggctccAGCATG CTCCTTCCTCCGGCCCAGGTGCCACGGGAGGGCAGAGCCGTGCCTGACCACCTCACTCCATCCTGCAGGCAAACGGTGGAGTGCAGCCTGTGCCTACCTGCACCCAGCACTGAGCCGCACCAACCTCAAGGCCGAGGCCCAGACACTTGTGAGCAGGGTGCTGTTTGAGGGCACCCGTGCAGTGGGTGTGGAATATGTCAAGAATGGCCAGAGCCACAGG GCTTACGCCAGCAAGGAGGTGATTCTGAGTGGAGGTGCCATCAACTCTCCACAGCTGCTCATGCTCTCTGGCATCGGGAATGCTGATGACCTCAAGAAACTGGGCATCCCTGTGGTATGCCACCTACCTG GGGTTGGCCAGAACCTGCAAGACCACCTGGAGATCTACATTCAGCAGGCATGCACCCACCCTATCACCCTCCATTCAGCACAGAAGCCCCTGCAGAAGGTCTGCATTGGTCTGGAGTGGCTCTGGAAATTCACAG GGAAGGGAGCCACAGCCCATCTGGAAACAGGTGGGTTCATCCGCAGCcagcctggggtcccccacccgGACATCCAGTTCCATTTCCTGCCATCCCAAGTGATTGACCACGGGCGGGTCCCCACTCAGCAGGAGGCTTACCAG GTACATGTGGGGCCCGTGCGGGGCACAAGTGTGGGCTGGCTCAAACTGAGAAGTGCCAATCCCCAGGACCACCCTGTGATCCAGCCCAACTACTTGTCAACAG AAACTGATATTGAGGATTTCCGTCTGTGTGTGAAGCTCACCAGAGAAATTTTTGCACAGGAAGCCCTGGCTCCGTTCCGAGGGAAAGAGCTCCAGCCAGGAAGCCACGTTCAGTCAGATAAAGAGATAGATGCCTTTGTGCGGGCAAAAGCCGACAGCGCCTACCACCCCTCGTGCACCTGTAAGATGGGCCAGCCCTCCGATCCCACTGCCGTGGTGGATCCGCAGACAAGGGTCCTCGGGGTGGAAAACCTCAGGGTTGTCGATGCCTCCATCATGCCTAGCGTGGTCAGCGGCAACCTGAATGCCCCCACAATCATGATCGCAGAGAAGGCAGCTGACATTATCAAGGGGCGGCCTGTACTCTGGGACAAAGATGTCCCTGTCTACAAGCCCAGGACGCTGGCCACCCAGCGCTAA
- the CHDH gene encoding choline dehydrogenase, mitochondrial isoform X2, which produces MWCLLRGLGRPGALARGALGQQQPLGARALARAGSESRDEYSYVVVGAGSAGCVLAGRLTEDPAERVLLLEAGPKDVRAGSKRLLWRIHMPAALVANLCDNRYNWCYHTEAQQGLDGRVLYWPRGRVWGGSSSLNAMVYVRGHAEDYERWQRQGAGGWDYAHCLPYFRKAQGHELGASRYRGADGPLRVSRGKTNHPLHCAFLEAAQQAGYPLTEDMNGFQQEGFGWMDMTIHEGKRWSAACAYLHPALSRTNLKAEAQTLVSRVLFEGTRAVGVEYVKNGQSHRVSGLQLGSWQKGVGREQLAFQGVTWPDLFQAYASKEVILSGGAINSPQLLMLSGIGNADDLKKLGIPVVCHLPGVGQNLQDHLEIYIQQACTHPITLHSAQKPLQKVCIGLEWLWKFTGKGATAHLETGGFIRSQPGVPHPDIQFHFLPSQVIDHGRVPTQQEAYQVHVGPVRGTSVGWLKLRSANPQDHPVIQPNYLSTETDIEDFRLCVKLTREIFAQEALAPFRGKELQPGSHVQSDKEIDAFVRAKADSAYHPSCTCKMGQPSDPTAVVDPQTRVLGVENLRVVDASIMPSVVSGNLNAPTIMIAEKAADIIKGRPVLWDKDVPVYKPRTLATQR; this is translated from the exons ATGTGGTGTCTCCTGCGAGGCCTGGGCCGGCCTGGAGCCCTGGCACGGGGAGCCCTGGGACAGCAGCAACCCCTGGGTGCCCGGGCCCTGGCCAGGGCGGGCTCCGAGAGCCGGGACGAGTACAGCTACGTGGTGGTGGGCGCGGGCTCGGCGGGCTGCGTGCTGGCCGGGAGGCTCACAGAGGACCCTGCCGAGCGCGTGCTGCTGCTGGAGGCGGGGCCCAAGGATGTCCGCGCGGGGAGCAAGCGGCTCTTGTGGAGGATCCACATGCCCGCGGCCCTGGTGGCCAACCTGTGTGACAACAGGTACAACTGGTGCTACCACACAGAGGCGCAGCAGGGCCTGGACGGCCGCGTGCTGTACTGGCCACGCGGCCGCGTCTGGGGCGGCTCCTCATCCCTCAACGCCATGGTCTACGTTCGTGGGCACGCCGAGGACTACGAGCGCTGGCAGCGCCAGGGCGCCGGTGGCTGGGACTACGCGCACTGCCTGCCCTACTTCCGCAAGGCGCAGGGCCACGAGCTGGGCGCCAGCCGGTACCGGGGCGCTGATGGCCCGCTGCGGGTGTCCCGGGGCAAGACCAACCACCCATTGCACTGCGCATTCCTGGAGGCCGCACAGCAGGCCGGCTACCCGCTCACCGAGGACATGAATGGCTTCCAGCAGGAGGGCTTCGGCTGGATGGACATGACCATCCATGAAG GCAAACGGTGGAGTGCAGCCTGTGCCTACCTGCACCCAGCACTGAGCCGCACCAACCTCAAGGCCGAGGCCCAGACACTTGTGAGCAGGGTGCTGTTTGAGGGCACCCGTGCAGTGGGTGTGGAATATGTCAAGAATGGCCAGAGCCACAGGGTGAGTGGACTGCAGCTGGGATCCTGGCAGAAGGGGGTGGGCA GGGAACAGCTGGCTTTTCAGGGAGTGACCTGGCCGGACCTCTTCCAGGCTTACGCCAGCAAGGAGGTGATTCTGAGTGGAGGTGCCATCAACTCTCCACAGCTGCTCATGCTCTCTGGCATCGGGAATGCTGATGACCTCAAGAAACTGGGCATCCCTGTGGTATGCCACCTACCTG GGGTTGGCCAGAACCTGCAAGACCACCTGGAGATCTACATTCAGCAGGCATGCACCCACCCTATCACCCTCCATTCAGCACAGAAGCCCCTGCAGAAGGTCTGCATTGGTCTGGAGTGGCTCTGGAAATTCACAG GGAAGGGAGCCACAGCCCATCTGGAAACAGGTGGGTTCATCCGCAGCcagcctggggtcccccacccgGACATCCAGTTCCATTTCCTGCCATCCCAAGTGATTGACCACGGGCGGGTCCCCACTCAGCAGGAGGCTTACCAG GTACATGTGGGGCCCGTGCGGGGCACAAGTGTGGGCTGGCTCAAACTGAGAAGTGCCAATCCCCAGGACCACCCTGTGATCCAGCCCAACTACTTGTCAACAG AAACTGATATTGAGGATTTCCGTCTGTGTGTGAAGCTCACCAGAGAAATTTTTGCACAGGAAGCCCTGGCTCCGTTCCGAGGGAAAGAGCTCCAGCCAGGAAGCCACGTTCAGTCAGATAAAGAGATAGATGCCTTTGTGCGGGCAAAAGCCGACAGCGCCTACCACCCCTCGTGCACCTGTAAGATGGGCCAGCCCTCCGATCCCACTGCCGTGGTGGATCCGCAGACAAGGGTCCTCGGGGTGGAAAACCTCAGGGTTGTCGATGCCTCCATCATGCCTAGCGTGGTCAGCGGCAACCTGAATGCCCCCACAATCATGATCGCAGAGAAGGCAGCTGACATTATCAAGGGGCGGCCTGTACTCTGGGACAAAGATGTCCCTGTCTACAAGCCCAGGACGCTGGCCACCCAGCGCTAA